From a region of the Myxococcus stipitatus genome:
- the pssA gene encoding CDP-diacylglycerol--serine O-phosphatidyltransferase — MTTEPSRARRPRRHFSMIRTFVLADFVTLGNGFAGAGAILAAMQYLATRSERWLWVAFGLMPLALVMDFMDGRIARWRFKKSPLGADLDSLADVISFGMAPAALAFAVGLRGSLDVAALLYFVACGISRLARFNVTSAEMSDETGKVKYFEGTPIPTSLGLVLVLALATWNGRIGERLWGGAWEVGPLVLHPLALLYVLSGSAMISKTLRIPKI; from the coding sequence ATGACGACCGAGCCGTCCCGTGCGCGACGCCCGCGCCGCCACTTCTCGATGATTCGCACCTTCGTGCTCGCGGACTTCGTCACGCTGGGCAATGGCTTCGCTGGCGCGGGGGCCATCCTCGCGGCGATGCAGTACCTGGCCACGCGCAGCGAGCGCTGGCTGTGGGTGGCCTTCGGGTTGATGCCGCTGGCGCTGGTGATGGACTTCATGGACGGGCGCATCGCGCGCTGGCGCTTCAAGAAGTCGCCGCTGGGCGCGGACCTGGATTCGCTGGCGGACGTCATCTCCTTCGGCATGGCGCCGGCGGCGCTGGCGTTCGCGGTGGGGTTGCGGGGCTCGTTGGACGTGGCGGCGCTGCTGTACTTCGTGGCGTGTGGCATCAGCCGGCTGGCGCGCTTCAACGTCACGTCGGCGGAGATGTCCGACGAGACGGGGAAGGTGAAGTACTTCGAGGGCACGCCCATCCCCACCAGCCTGGGGTTGGTGCTGGTGCTGGCGCTGGCGACGTGGAACGGCCGCATCGGCGAGCGGCTGTGGGGCGGCGCCTGGGAGGTGGGGCCGCTGGTGCTCCATCCGCTGGCGCTGCTGTACGTGCTCAGCGGCAGCGCGATGATCAGCAAGACATTGCGCATCCCGAAGATTTGA
- a CDS encoding choice-of-anchor D domain-containing protein, with product MTVRRGILALAVLGLLAGCADRERSTLADGRLTATPGGMDFQRVALFDAREAEFSLRNVGRARIDVNEVWVEGPEGAYRAEFTHEGPHSLTPGSACALRVRFAPTKEGGQPAMLVVRSDTRLEPLLRIPLSGAGVDAWARVSPRALDFGRIEADTTKTLMLELDNPTELPVEVAPRLVGADRDEFSASPVVVAPWSKAQLAVTFSPVRVGRKQVALAVTPCRGCADVPVQVTAEALEQAVVAEPPVLDFNAVPVDRDAFRVSRIHNISTEPATVTRLTLDGNDASFSHANTGFPLVLQPGEVREFEFRYSPGHMGPAEDTARYHVESKRHPTTDVTLRGFGGAAELCVSPVAYDFGKQPLGSKTRVVVNVKNCGSSNAGALTLNTLEWQPDPAGDAQFNHAPLAMPHTLQPGQEVNLSVFYEPTRTGVATGALVLTTNAYSAAVVQLDFTGNAEQHAPCNLAVTPAAVDFGTVPPLRGAVLGVKLENKGTDLCPVKNIRLRDDGGGVFHMPGGELTGVIIYPGDWFSFQVAFVSPGAGGTFTGTLQVEQMDPANPVVLVPLFAHSQASCLLASPWFVDWGVARRDCPPEPREVNYLNACPVPVSVDDVWVGAGTTDGEFTVGGIPGRPFTLQPGDAFTVDVEYFAQVYGMNLSPLFVRSSDLPEPLLVPLIGESSRRMEKTDNYIQQDVSKVDVLFVVDNTASMVEEHPRLVSAVPAFVDTALAKKVDLRVAVTTTGITAVSNACPGGAQGGEAGRFFPADNSRARILTHATPDLAAQLQQNVQVGQCAQVEQGFEAMRRALSPPLVNNADDPRTPLPRDGNQGFLRDEAALVVVFVGDEDDHSPDAVDTYVQWAQQRKGANQPQRATFYAIAPTAAACGTAGGSGTRYAEATAKTGGEVMNVCAGNYGPLLTAVANKAFSAQERFPLTDAPEPGSVTVQVDGAPTTTGWHYDAPTNSVIFDTIPAPGTRIAISYRRACDAN from the coding sequence ATGACGGTGCGCCGGGGCATCTTGGCCCTCGCGGTGTTGGGGCTGCTGGCCGGGTGTGCGGATCGCGAGCGGTCGACGCTCGCGGATGGCCGGCTGACGGCGACCCCGGGCGGGATGGACTTCCAGCGGGTGGCGCTCTTCGACGCGCGCGAGGCGGAGTTCTCGCTGCGCAACGTGGGCCGCGCCCGCATCGACGTGAACGAGGTCTGGGTGGAGGGCCCGGAGGGGGCCTACCGGGCGGAGTTCACGCACGAGGGCCCGCACAGCCTGACGCCCGGGAGCGCGTGCGCGCTGCGGGTGCGCTTCGCGCCGACGAAGGAGGGCGGGCAGCCGGCGATGCTGGTGGTGCGCTCGGACACGCGCCTCGAGCCGCTCCTGCGGATTCCGCTCAGCGGCGCGGGCGTGGACGCGTGGGCGCGCGTCTCCCCCCGCGCGCTCGACTTCGGCCGCATCGAGGCGGACACGACCAAGACGCTGATGCTGGAGCTGGACAACCCCACGGAGCTGCCGGTGGAGGTTGCGCCGAGGCTGGTGGGGGCGGACCGCGACGAGTTCAGCGCCTCCCCGGTGGTGGTGGCGCCCTGGAGCAAGGCCCAGCTCGCGGTGACCTTCAGCCCGGTGCGGGTGGGACGCAAGCAGGTGGCGCTGGCGGTGACGCCGTGCCGGGGCTGCGCGGACGTGCCGGTGCAGGTGACGGCGGAGGCGCTCGAGCAGGCGGTGGTGGCCGAACCCCCGGTGCTCGACTTCAACGCGGTGCCCGTGGACCGCGACGCCTTCCGCGTGTCGCGCATCCACAACATCAGCACGGAGCCGGCCACGGTGACGCGGCTGACGCTGGACGGGAATGACGCGTCGTTCAGCCACGCGAACACGGGCTTCCCGCTGGTGCTCCAGCCCGGGGAGGTGCGCGAGTTCGAGTTCCGCTACAGCCCGGGCCACATGGGCCCCGCGGAGGACACGGCGCGCTACCACGTGGAGAGCAAGCGCCACCCCACCACGGACGTGACGCTGCGGGGCTTCGGCGGGGCGGCGGAGCTGTGCGTGTCCCCGGTGGCGTACGACTTCGGCAAGCAGCCGCTCGGTTCGAAGACGCGCGTCGTCGTCAACGTGAAGAACTGTGGCTCCTCCAACGCCGGGGCGCTCACGCTCAACACCCTGGAGTGGCAGCCGGACCCCGCGGGCGACGCGCAGTTCAACCACGCCCCGCTGGCCATGCCGCACACGCTCCAGCCGGGGCAGGAGGTCAACCTCTCCGTCTTCTACGAGCCCACCCGCACCGGCGTCGCCACGGGCGCGTTGGTGCTGACGACGAACGCGTACTCCGCGGCCGTCGTGCAGCTGGACTTCACGGGCAACGCGGAGCAGCACGCGCCGTGCAACCTCGCGGTGACTCCGGCGGCGGTGGACTTCGGCACGGTGCCGCCGCTGCGCGGGGCGGTGCTGGGGGTGAAGCTGGAGAACAAGGGCACGGACCTGTGCCCGGTGAAGAACATCCGCCTGCGCGACGACGGGGGCGGCGTGTTCCACATGCCGGGCGGCGAGCTGACCGGCGTCATCATCTATCCCGGCGACTGGTTCAGCTTCCAGGTGGCGTTCGTCTCGCCCGGGGCGGGGGGCACGTTCACCGGGACGCTCCAGGTGGAGCAGATGGACCCGGCCAACCCGGTGGTACTGGTGCCGCTGTTCGCCCACTCGCAGGCGTCGTGCCTGCTGGCGTCGCCCTGGTTCGTGGACTGGGGCGTGGCCCGGCGCGACTGCCCGCCGGAGCCTCGCGAGGTGAACTACCTCAACGCGTGCCCCGTCCCCGTGTCGGTGGACGACGTGTGGGTTGGCGCGGGCACCACGGACGGGGAGTTCACCGTGGGCGGCATCCCCGGGCGGCCCTTCACGCTGCAGCCGGGGGACGCCTTCACGGTGGACGTGGAGTACTTCGCGCAGGTGTACGGGATGAACCTGTCGCCCCTGTTCGTCCGCTCCAGCGACCTGCCGGAGCCGCTGCTGGTGCCGCTCATCGGCGAGTCGTCCAGGCGGATGGAGAAGACCGACAACTACATCCAGCAGGACGTGAGCAAGGTGGACGTGCTCTTCGTGGTGGACAACACCGCGTCCATGGTCGAGGAGCATCCGCGCCTGGTGTCGGCCGTCCCGGCGTTCGTCGACACGGCGCTGGCCAAGAAGGTGGACCTGCGCGTGGCCGTCACCACCACGGGCATCACCGCGGTGTCCAACGCGTGCCCGGGCGGCGCGCAGGGCGGCGAGGCGGGGCGCTTCTTCCCGGCGGACAACAGCCGCGCGCGCATCCTGACCCACGCCACGCCCGACCTGGCCGCGCAGCTCCAGCAGAACGTGCAGGTGGGGCAGTGCGCCCAGGTGGAGCAGGGCTTCGAGGCGATGCGCCGCGCCCTGTCGCCGCCGCTGGTCAACAACGCGGATGATCCGCGCACGCCGCTGCCGCGCGACGGCAACCAGGGCTTCCTGCGCGACGAGGCCGCGCTCGTGGTGGTCTTCGTGGGCGACGAGGACGACCACTCGCCGGACGCGGTGGACACGTACGTGCAGTGGGCCCAGCAGCGCAAGGGCGCCAACCAGCCGCAGCGGGCCACGTTCTACGCCATCGCGCCCACCGCCGCGGCGTGTGGCACGGCGGGCGGCTCCGGCACGCGCTACGCGGAGGCCACCGCCAAGACGGGCGGCGAGGTGATGAACGTCTGCGCCGGCAACTACGGCCCGCTGCTGACGGCCGTGGCCAACAAGGCCTTCTCCGCCCAGGAGCGCTTCCCGCTCACGGACGCGCCCGAGCCGGGCAGCGTCACCGTGCAGGTCGACGGCGCACCCACGACGACCGGCTGGCACTACGACGCGCCCACCAACAGCGTCATCTTCGACACCATCCCCGCGCCGGGCACGCGCATCGCCATCTCCTACCGCCGCGCCTGCGACGCGAACTGA
- a CDS encoding protein kinase domain-containing protein, whose amino-acid sequence MSIETYGRYQLLKRLAMGGMAQLYLARQQGPEGFEKLVVVKRILPHLAENDDFVKMFLDEARIAARLNHANVVQIFDLGAQDDSFFIAMEYIHGEDMRRVWKQSEAMGQPVPVPLACRVLIESCAGLDYAHKRTDPVSGRPLGIVHRDVSPQNILVTFEGGVKVVDFGIAKAADQATVTRSGVLKGKYSYMSPEQAAGQRVDCRSDIFALGVVLYELLTGTRLFKRGSDIQTLAAVAECKVMPPSQANPRVPVDLDPIVMKALAKDPAERYQEAVHLQLALEDWLSANRLPSSTAHVAAYMKEIYAERLASESRSGELLLEDSDPASAASRQEPASRRSGLRPSLSRAAVAPEGETAALRPRGTGKTGRIEAVEPSPRQSGMRRAVEPPSPETRASRSGLGVVQAPSRAVEEEAPTVDGRAASRATLTDIKASSETRAASRVTHFPARDAEAAGGEPRSVTRQGLTGSRPPVVVEEDAPTLAMPELAVPRPSRAALPLPMGGDDGMEEEDVPTLSLGMSRSGRKARAAGGARPAEPAPQGSRLPVRIAGGGLALVVILLLSNWLIRPQLSESATSRVESEPAGARVVLDGRELPERTPVTLPALAEGRYPLVLTREGYQELRTEVEVRASGPVPLGVLRLVPTPHQQAPVPQTHVEPATALQGEERPAVVEKVRLRVEAEPSQAIVYVDGRQQGAAPLVLEVPPGVAMAVRVEAARHQPSERTVKVGSGPSQVERFTLQQEARVAPPPAPPVRTPRPEPRVETRTARVRFAVQPWAEVTCGGKKLGETPFEAVELRVGTYDCKFFNPDLKKTLNRRIEVKPIDLNVVSVKFE is encoded by the coding sequence GTGTCCATTGAAACGTATGGCAGGTACCAGCTCCTGAAGCGGCTCGCCATGGGCGGGATGGCGCAGCTGTACCTCGCGCGCCAGCAGGGCCCGGAGGGCTTCGAGAAGCTGGTGGTGGTGAAGCGGATCCTCCCGCACCTCGCGGAGAACGACGACTTCGTCAAGATGTTCCTGGACGAGGCGCGCATCGCGGCGCGGCTCAACCACGCGAACGTGGTGCAGATCTTCGACCTGGGCGCCCAGGACGACTCGTTCTTCATCGCCATGGAGTACATCCACGGCGAGGACATGCGGCGGGTCTGGAAGCAGTCGGAGGCCATGGGGCAGCCGGTGCCCGTGCCGCTGGCGTGCCGGGTGCTCATCGAGTCGTGCGCGGGGCTGGACTACGCGCACAAGCGCACGGACCCGGTGTCCGGCCGGCCGCTGGGCATCGTCCACCGCGACGTGTCGCCCCAGAACATCCTCGTCACGTTCGAGGGTGGGGTGAAGGTGGTGGACTTCGGCATCGCCAAGGCGGCCGACCAGGCCACCGTCACGCGCTCGGGCGTGCTCAAGGGCAAGTATTCGTACATGTCCCCGGAGCAGGCGGCCGGGCAGCGGGTGGATTGCCGCTCTGACATCTTCGCGCTGGGCGTGGTGCTGTACGAGCTGCTCACCGGAACGCGGCTGTTCAAGCGCGGCAGCGACATCCAGACGCTGGCCGCGGTGGCCGAGTGCAAGGTGATGCCGCCGTCGCAGGCCAACCCGCGCGTCCCGGTGGACCTGGACCCCATCGTCATGAAGGCGCTCGCGAAGGACCCGGCCGAGCGCTACCAGGAGGCGGTCCACCTGCAACTGGCGCTGGAGGACTGGCTGAGCGCGAACCGGCTGCCGTCGTCCACGGCGCACGTGGCCGCGTACATGAAGGAGATCTACGCGGAGCGCCTGGCCTCGGAGTCACGTTCCGGGGAGCTGCTCCTGGAGGACTCGGACCCGGCCTCGGCCGCCTCGCGGCAGGAGCCGGCGTCGCGGCGCTCGGGGCTGAGGCCGTCGCTGTCGCGCGCGGCGGTGGCGCCGGAGGGCGAGACGGCGGCGCTGCGCCCGCGAGGCACCGGCAAGACGGGGCGCATCGAGGCGGTGGAGCCTTCGCCCCGGCAGTCCGGCATGCGGCGCGCGGTGGAGCCGCCCTCGCCGGAGACGCGAGCCTCGCGTTCGGGGCTGGGCGTGGTGCAGGCGCCCTCCCGGGCGGTGGAGGAGGAGGCGCCCACGGTCGATGGGCGCGCCGCGTCCCGGGCGACGCTGACGGACATCAAGGCCTCCTCGGAGACGCGGGCCGCGTCGCGGGTGACGCACTTCCCGGCGCGCGACGCGGAAGCGGCGGGAGGCGAGCCTCGCTCGGTGACGCGCCAGGGGCTCACGGGTTCGCGCCCGCCGGTGGTGGTGGAGGAGGACGCGCCCACGCTGGCGATGCCGGAGCTCGCGGTGCCGAGGCCCTCGCGCGCGGCGCTGCCGCTGCCGATGGGCGGCGACGACGGCATGGAGGAGGAGGACGTGCCCACGCTGTCGCTGGGCATGTCCCGTTCGGGGCGCAAGGCCCGGGCCGCGGGGGGCGCGCGTCCCGCGGAGCCGGCGCCGCAGGGCTCGCGGTTGCCGGTGAGGATCGCCGGTGGCGGGCTGGCGCTGGTGGTGATCCTGCTGCTGTCGAACTGGTTGATCCGGCCCCAGCTCTCCGAGTCCGCCACGTCGCGGGTGGAGTCGGAGCCCGCCGGGGCCCGGGTGGTGCTCGATGGCCGGGAGCTGCCCGAGCGCACGCCGGTGACGCTGCCCGCGCTGGCGGAAGGGCGCTACCCGCTGGTGCTGACGCGGGAGGGCTACCAGGAGCTGCGCACGGAGGTGGAGGTGCGCGCGTCGGGCCCGGTGCCCCTGGGTGTCCTGCGGCTGGTGCCCACGCCGCACCAGCAGGCGCCCGTGCCCCAGACGCATGTCGAGCCCGCCACCGCGCTGCAGGGGGAGGAGCGCCCCGCGGTGGTGGAGAAGGTGCGGCTGCGCGTCGAGGCGGAGCCCTCGCAGGCCATCGTCTACGTGGATGGGCGGCAGCAGGGCGCCGCGCCGCTGGTGCTGGAGGTGCCTCCGGGGGTGGCCATGGCGGTGCGGGTCGAGGCCGCCCGGCATCAGCCGAGCGAGCGGACGGTGAAGGTCGGGTCGGGGCCCTCGCAGGTGGAGCGGTTCACGCTCCAGCAGGAGGCGCGGGTCGCGCCGCCGCCGGCCCCGCCGGTCCGGACGCCGCGCCCCGAGCCCCGGGTGGAGACGCGCACGGCGCGCGTGCGGTTCGCGGTGCAGCCGTGGGCGGAGGTGACGTGTGGGGGGAAGAAGCTGGGGGAGACGCCCTTCGAGGCGGTGGAGCTGCGGGTCGGCACGTATGACTGCAAGTTCTTCAACCCCGACCTCAAGAAGACGCTCAATCGCCGTATCGAAGTGAAGCCCATCGACCTCAACGTGGTGAGCGTGAAGTTCGAATAG
- a CDS encoding serine/threonine-protein kinase, whose product MTLQAGTQIGKYVVRRKLAEGGMAEIYLCTARGPEGFEKEVVIKRVRAFLASDPEFVGMFIAEARLASRLNHANVVQIFDFDKHEDTYYLAMEYVRGCSLWDLRRRSKELMDPVPPMLVAHIGAEVARGLHYAHRLKVNGQPLDLVHRDVTPHNVLLSYDGAVKLTDFGIAKAGKKLTQPGVLKGKFAYMSPEQARGEAVDSRTDTFALGVVLWEMLTGGRLFDGDSELAVLRAVQHSVIAPPARLNPDVPPELDAAVMRALEREPDARFQTAGELERALAQSVLKHARTVDDTDLAAFMRRLFPASITQALPAVQERTHVVEGGPVPGADAVKGGARREPTAVMAAGRPGVARELSPDEDVDAATFVLPRREEVLVESAVPLPPMATPMLPLPAVASSPVPRPPPPVAAVWPSHPEGSAAASPSVPSAPTRTPSRSRGEGVPATAPDAAHEARRPSPPEGVPVVASSSDSRDVDEGDASTPEREEGIGTPGARAEGLPRRHSRPEVSRVVEAGAEAVVAAPSRGGAEVSSDSPGTEPLYRLPASGEVPTVTESSPSGAVVGRSSSRRAWVGWVVGLGLVVVGVVAASHFRAPLASGPEVAATGGAVDAPRPGPGEVAGSQVVRPSGESVGSSAPLVSARADAAVATPVAGPEEVEAEVEGQKREAELAPEPRNGVDGASGPRAEASAVVSTGTLVVRATPYATVFVDGRRLGEVSGRAAYKLTPGEHKLLFQHPSGEKRFDVTITAGGTVTREFRLSRPR is encoded by the coding sequence TTGACGCTCCAAGCCGGTACGCAGATCGGCAAGTACGTCGTCCGCCGCAAGCTCGCCGAGGGCGGGATGGCGGAGATCTACCTGTGCACGGCGCGCGGTCCGGAGGGCTTCGAGAAGGAGGTCGTCATCAAGCGCGTGCGCGCCTTCCTCGCGAGCGACCCCGAGTTCGTCGGGATGTTCATCGCGGAGGCGCGGCTGGCCTCGCGGCTCAACCACGCCAACGTGGTGCAGATCTTCGACTTCGACAAGCACGAGGACACCTACTACCTGGCGATGGAGTACGTGCGCGGCTGCTCGCTGTGGGATTTGCGGCGGCGGAGCAAGGAGCTGATGGACCCGGTGCCGCCGATGCTGGTGGCGCACATCGGCGCGGAGGTCGCCCGGGGGCTGCACTACGCGCACCGGCTCAAGGTGAACGGGCAGCCGCTGGACCTGGTGCACCGGGACGTCACGCCCCACAACGTCCTGCTGTCCTACGACGGCGCGGTGAAGCTGACGGACTTCGGCATCGCGAAGGCGGGCAAGAAGCTGACGCAGCCGGGCGTGCTCAAGGGCAAGTTCGCGTACATGTCCCCGGAGCAGGCGCGGGGCGAGGCGGTGGACTCGCGCACGGACACCTTCGCGCTGGGCGTGGTGCTGTGGGAGATGCTGACCGGCGGGCGGCTCTTCGATGGAGACTCCGAGCTGGCGGTGCTGCGCGCGGTGCAGCACAGCGTGATTGCGCCTCCGGCCCGGCTCAATCCGGACGTGCCCCCGGAGCTGGATGCCGCGGTGATGCGCGCGCTGGAGCGGGAGCCCGACGCGCGCTTCCAGACCGCGGGTGAGTTGGAGCGGGCCCTGGCGCAGAGCGTGCTGAAGCATGCCCGGACGGTGGATGACACCGACCTGGCCGCGTTCATGCGGCGCCTGTTCCCCGCGAGCATCACCCAGGCGCTCCCCGCGGTGCAGGAGCGCACCCATGTCGTCGAGGGTGGACCCGTGCCCGGCGCGGACGCCGTCAAGGGGGGCGCCCGCAGGGAGCCCACCGCGGTGATGGCGGCGGGCAGGCCGGGCGTCGCGCGGGAGCTGTCACCCGACGAGGACGTCGACGCGGCCACCTTCGTGTTGCCTCGGAGGGAGGAGGTCCTCGTCGAGAGCGCGGTGCCGCTGCCGCCCATGGCGACGCCGATGCTCCCGCTGCCGGCCGTGGCCTCGTCGCCCGTGCCGCGCCCGCCGCCGCCCGTGGCGGCGGTGTGGCCGAGCCATCCAGAAGGGAGCGCCGCGGCGTCTCCCTCCGTGCCCTCCGCCCCGACGCGGACGCCGAGTCGTTCGAGGGGGGAGGGGGTCCCCGCGACCGCGCCGGACGCGGCGCACGAGGCGCGTCGTCCGAGTCCTCCCGAGGGCGTGCCCGTCGTCGCCAGCTCGAGCGACTCGCGGGACGTCGATGAGGGGGATGCGTCGACGCCCGAGCGTGAGGAGGGCATCGGCACCCCGGGCGCGCGAGCCGAGGGGCTCCCTCGGCGACACAGTCGCCCCGAGGTGTCGCGGGTCGTGGAGGCCGGAGCGGAGGCGGTGGTGGCCGCGCCTTCCCGGGGCGGCGCGGAGGTGTCCTCGGACTCGCCGGGGACGGAGCCGCTGTACCGGCTGCCCGCGAGTGGAGAGGTGCCGACCGTCACCGAGTCGTCGCCGTCTGGCGCGGTCGTGGGCAGGTCTTCGTCTCGTCGCGCTTGGGTGGGGTGGGTGGTGGGGCTCGGGTTGGTGGTCGTGGGCGTCGTGGCGGCGAGCCACTTCCGTGCCCCCTTGGCGAGCGGCCCCGAGGTGGCCGCGACCGGAGGCGCGGTGGATGCGCCGCGGCCGGGGCCTGGAGAGGTGGCTGGGAGCCAGGTTGTGAGGCCGTCGGGAGAGAGCGTGGGGTCGTCCGCTCCGCTGGTATCCGCCCGGGCCGACGCTGCGGTCGCCACGCCGGTCGCCGGACCCGAGGAGGTCGAGGCGGAGGTCGAGGGCCAGAAGCGCGAGGCGGAGCTCGCACCCGAGCCCCGGAACGGGGTGGACGGCGCGTCGGGGCCGCGGGCCGAGGCCTCCGCCGTCGTATCGACGGGGACGCTGGTCGTCCGCGCCACGCCCTATGCGACCGTCTTCGTGGATGGTCGACGGCTCGGAGAGGTCTCCGGGCGCGCCGCGTACAAGCTGACGCCCGGCGAGCACAAGCTGCTCTTCCAGCACCCCTCGGGAGAGAAGCGCTTCGACGTCACCATCACCGCGGGCGGCACCGTCACCCGCGAGTTCCGCCTGTCCCGTCCACGCTGA
- a CDS encoding MerR family transcriptional regulator: protein MEPMDLLAPDEIARIEQENAGGLPARAILEIFRPRGVRLSEATFRKYVQAGLLPRSRRVGRKGKHQGSLGLYPVEAVRRINVIKKMMAEGHTLEDIKRSFVFHRNHIDQVERDLGGLLDGLEEELGERAFGGEHRRTLEAELATLRQRAQDLVRDVARLGSAVTARADESMSSQ, encoded by the coding sequence ATGGAACCGATGGACCTGCTGGCTCCCGACGAAATCGCTCGGATTGAGCAAGAGAACGCGGGAGGTCTGCCCGCGCGCGCAATCCTGGAGATCTTCCGTCCGAGGGGCGTCCGGCTGTCGGAGGCCACGTTCCGCAAGTACGTGCAGGCGGGGCTGCTACCGCGAAGCCGGCGGGTGGGGCGGAAGGGCAAGCACCAGGGGAGCCTGGGGCTCTACCCGGTCGAGGCGGTGCGCCGTATCAACGTCATCAAGAAGATGATGGCGGAGGGGCACACCCTGGAGGACATCAAGCGGTCCTTCGTCTTCCATCGCAACCACATCGACCAGGTGGAGCGGGACCTCGGCGGTCTATTGGATGGGCTGGAGGAGGAGTTGGGGGAGCGCGCGTTCGGGGGAGAGCACCGCCGGACGCTCGAAGCGGAGTTGGCAACGCTGCGGCAAAGAGCGCAGGATCTGGTCCGGGACGTGGCCCGGCTGGGCAGCGCAGTGACAGCTCGCGCAGACGAATCGATGAGTTCGCAATAA
- a CDS encoding sigma factor-like helix-turn-helix DNA-binding protein, producing the protein MSEVKQVEEGGDQAEDLAQERRRSKTMSRKEMARDLRRRRLTGQVDPEEADLLKQMDDTRPRTRADCVNGPRPCMFVSCKHNLYLDVNPETGSIKLNFPDKEIWELEHTCALDVAEKGGITLEEVGEIMNLTRERIRQVETRGLMKLREATEAEPPASARKP; encoded by the coding sequence ATGTCGGAAGTGAAGCAAGTGGAGGAGGGCGGAGACCAGGCAGAGGACCTGGCGCAGGAGCGCCGACGGTCCAAGACGATGTCGCGCAAGGAGATGGCGCGCGACCTGCGTCGTCGTCGTCTCACCGGGCAGGTGGACCCGGAAGAGGCGGACCTGCTCAAGCAGATGGACGACACGCGCCCGCGCACGCGCGCCGACTGCGTCAACGGCCCGCGCCCGTGCATGTTCGTCTCCTGCAAGCACAACCTCTATCTGGACGTGAATCCGGAGACGGGGTCCATCAAGCTCAACTTCCCGGACAAGGAGATCTGGGAGCTCGAGCACACCTGCGCCCTGGACGTGGCGGAGAAGGGCGGCATCACGCTCGAGGAGGTGGGGGAAATCATGAACCTCACCCGCGAGCGCATCCGCCAGGTGGAGACGCGCGGCCTCATGAAGCTGCGCGAGGCCACCGAGGCCGAGCCGCCTGCCTCGGCGCGCAAGCCCTGA